Part of the Pieris brassicae chromosome 11, ilPieBrab1.1, whole genome shotgun sequence genome, atttaatttatatataatttagttacatcttttttatttttattttgttattacgttttaactgttatcaacacgcttgagtgcataagtgagtgagtcagtgagtgaatgaataaagtctgtaaCTACATACTACGCCTCAGAAGAAGTTCTAACTCTGCGTAGGGTATGTTCATGAGCCACTCCTTTtgtcgtatttttagattgtagacggtGAGCGGGTAGATGTTAAGCTGCCTATTtagttcattataaatataaataatcaatacaaCAGACGACCAATTATGCTAGTCCCGTGACTATTCTTCCTTTTGGAATTTAAACCATGTCGTTTTGTAAACAATGGTCCCTCCGCAAAGTTGTGTTGTTTCGTTGTGTGTGTTTCGTTGAAACCCATAAGCAAGTAGTAAACCAATagagaaaaaagaaatatatctaCTAACAATATTTCAATACTGTCCTCCTTGTTTATTTCCAGATATAAAGACCTTTAGAATATTAATAGGCGTGTGGTATGTCCCAATAAAGATTAGGCAAAAGTGTAAACCTTATTTAAAGAGCAATTTTAACACATGGGCTGTACCCGCCTAGAGGAGATAACGTTGGACCGTAACTCGTCCTATCTTGCCCGAGTAAGCACCAGATAtcatattgtaatatttattatggtttTAGTAGCAGGTAGATAGCGTGAATAATACGGGATGAAAAGGACATTTTTGCAGGTAGTTTAAACAGGATGGGGTCCAAATAGATAATTTTCGATTTAAGAGAATATTAATATCGCAAACACACACAACACAACAACATCGTAAAATTAATGTGTTAGATTAAAAAGGCTTTTGGAGATGGCTTGGACAAATGtccaagatgtttgccggtatcttcGCGGCGTCgagagagtgacgtgtcgattgcgtgattggtaaatcagttgacgtttgtgtcccgcgccgtgtacgatgcgcaaacttttccccactcccttgtttactGCTGAAGAAGTTTGGCGGTATCTGTACTACGAGCAGATTCCTTCAAAACTAGgcaattagttaatttaataacaaaatatagtaGGTATGTAAAATTTCACGGTCTTAAAATCACGGTCACggattacaaatatttaattcatttcttttaaatattgtaacctAATAGAATAACAAAACGTTTGCCATATCATCTTTTGTAACTGTAGGTAATTGACAATTCCCTTTTATCGGTTTTCTTCTCTTAAAATATCAATCATAAAATACGCATTTAACgaaataattctttaaaaagcgaatactttatatatttgtctGAGAAATATTTAGTGGGCGTCCTGTGGGTTAAATGCGTGCTCAAAAGACGAATAATTTTCGTACAAAGctttaaacaacaataaaaatcaacgcTCAATTCACTCGATGATAACATCATTTCctgatatatttacaattttttatcttagTCGCGCCCTACAAAGTTAACCTAATCAATAGCAGATCGCAACAGCTTATGTAATAAGCCACAGACATTAAGAGAATATTTGTTGAAAGTATTCATAACTTACTGCCAGTCTATAAATCCCACAGTTTTTAGTTTATCGAAGGGTTAAGTCGCCTGTAACCATTAATGCACGTAATAGCCTCAGTAACATATGCATTATGAGGGGGTTTTGGAAAATTTATGGCAATCTCAGGTTGGGTTGCTATACTGATGAAAATTGTGAGATTTGTTGGATaactaaatgtattttagttttaataccTCTAGAGTAGTTATGGCATAGTGACTCTCGGTACTGAGGTCGTATGTTCAATCCCTGGCTGTGATCCCTAGATCGAAACGGATTTAAGACCATAtatggttgtagcgccactggattataatttaataatcattcttatatcaatggcgctacaaccgttttaggtctgggccccttttttgggtctaaggcaagccggtttcctcaagatgttttccttcaccgttcgagctaatgttaaatgcgcacatagaaagaaaatccattggtacacagccggggatcgaacctacgacctcagggatgagagtcgctcgctgaagccactaggccaacactgctcttgagCAAAAGCATTCTCAGcacgtttaatataatatataaacaaggaATTTCAAGACTTAGCCAATAATTgctgaaatattaatacacaaaatCTTAATAACAGATAGATTATGATTACGACCCaggtatttttcatttaaattcgttaaggaataattttcataggcttaatatacttttaatattgaaaaattagtTCTTCGTGAACATTTTATAGGTTTAATAAAGTCTTTacgataatattaatgaaagtGAAAATTTGTACTCAGACATTGTTGTTTTTGCAAAAGAATTTtcgtgttaattttttaagaatataattCACGTAGGTCCTATTTACTgtattattaagaattttttgcCCAAGAATAAAagatataacaattttatatcttattaattttctaataattgtaatgataCTTAATGTACATCATCATTTATCATTACAAATATCAATTCTCATGAAACAaccaatataattatacttgCATACTTTACAATCcagcatttataataaaatcatattggtatttagtattttttaaatatgtagttattaaaatcttaattacCTACTTATGGTAACTCATGgaaatttattgcaataagattatacatattacaatattGATCAACACAAGCCACCCTCGTTTTGATTAGCTTTacgaattattttcataataatttgattacaTCCCTTAAATGATAACCACGTAATATTggaatagtttatttaaaaatcgagCACAATACATCTTCACACATAAGCCGAGGCCCATAAAGATTAACCGCACTATTCAATACGCAGCTTAAAATCCCGGGAACGCATCGAAAAACGCCGTAAATCCGGGGAAATGCCAGTAATCCGGGCCGAGTAGTGTTTAACATAATCCGGATATATCCGGGTATCTCCGTGCAGGCCTGTTAATGCTGTACGACCTACCAGTTATTTACCGCGTGATTTAAACTTTTGGGTACTTAAATACACTGCAATAGATTTGGTACCCAGTACAATATCGATAAAACCGTTtgtgatataataattatctttaGGCAAAGTCCAACATTACGAAATAACTACAGATATCTTACAAATAGTAAGGATATGTATAGGGATTTTGCCACCGTAACGGAATAtagtaaaagtattttctgTACAGGTCCATAGTATCAATTACGTCAATTCACTTCAATTAccgattttgttaaaaatggtAATTTATACTAATAGAAGTTATCTGTTCAAACATATGTAGGCTTGTCAAATAAGTTCCTAAAATTCCAATTGAAATGCGTACAGCGTGAGATGAAACGACTTAAGAATGTGCCTCTATTTACGGCAGCTCAGAACTCGGTCATCCATCAAAAGAGGCGAAAATTAAACTCGCTAAGTCCGTCATTGAGCGGCTCCCATTCAGCGGCCCAATAACGGCTCAGCCGGGCTCCTTCGCCTTCCAATGAATAGATGGGACAGTGATTTGGGCCAATATCCTTACATTTTGTGAGACAAATTTGTTACATTGTGTAACTTTAATAATGCTTGTTTGTTTACATTggatatatactaaaatattaaattttacttataatcccagatcaatataatataatcgtaAGAAAGGCAAGACAGTTAAAATTTAGCAAactataactattatatttatcaaaacaataaaaagcgTATTGtacaatacaaacaaaaaccttattatttaataaatcacagGAAGAAATTCAGCGTAAACAGTCATataccataaaatatttgtctacaATATTTCACTTTaacagttttgttttatttataaatcacgcgttttttttcttctgtacTTAGcataaattctttttaaatatttaatagattcACTGGTTCCCATTGGCACTATACTAAATTGCGAGTCGATCACTAACGAATGAGGAGAAGCCTTCGTAGATGGATGCCATTTTATTGGAAGAAGTTCTGTCGTTTCGGGTGTTGGCTCTCTGtaaaaacttacttatatTAGTATCAGATATGTACATAAACTTAAAGAAAcgctgtttattttattaattataataaataaaatttgttaaatatagttacataatatcttatatttttataacatcgCACACATTCAAATTGTAATTGAAATCGGTTAAGCAGGAAGCTGTAACTTAAGTGACCTTAGACGAGCTGTTTTTTGTTCACAaacatttttctattgttatgtaagaatattacatttttccagtattatttctttaatgaCTTATGTAATAGTTGCTTAAGAGAACGAGTTGTatcttttgtaataaatgccGCAAAATATACTCAACATACCCGTATTTCGCAAAGTTAGTCCACATAGTTGTCATCTTTTCAATCATCTGATTCTCAAATAAATCGGGGATCAGATATTGactaaagatataaaatagttcGTCTATATGTGTCGCTCCCGGAGCACTAGAGAACGGTTCTCCAAGTGATTTCTTTAGGAAGTTTCTGTTGccactataattaaaaatataactatatactGGTTCGTTgttggtttttaaataaaactctgtTTCTTGTATTGTTGGATAAGTAAAGAATATTTCGCCGTGAAACTTTGCTAGATTCAGAAAATTAGACGAAGGTATGTTATCTTCGATCATATAGAATTTCTTTAACATGTTTCCCACTTCACAGCGCTCCTTATCtgaagttattaataaatctttagGCAGAgactttattatatctattttatgtataaccGTGTTGTTTTCCATAGCTGCGAAGAATAATCCTTCATCGCTGTTCATGCCAATCATAACTGgcactttattataatttcccTTAACAAATATATCATGAGGATGTTCTGTTAGAAATGCCTCTTCACCCTCGATTTCTTCTTCTACGCAAGGCACATAAAGTAATTCAGAGAATATTACATTACCTTCTTTTCTAGGAACTCTTGTGACAACTAATTCTGCGTcagttttattcattaaaatattgtacaactCGAAAGCATCCTCGGTGTTATGAAGCATTACTTTTGTTAGTAAGCTTGTCATGTAAACAGGTCGATATTGTAAAGTCCAAGGTGACATAGATGATCCACTTTGTAATATAGCTCTATGAAAGAGACCTTTTGACATAGGTGAAAGAATATGAAACGAAACTGAGGAAGAGCCAGCGCTTTCACCAAACAAAGTAACGTTATCTGGGTCTCCACCAAAAGCTTTTATATTTCGCTGCACCCATTGCAAGGCCGCTACTTGATCTTTCATACCAGCATTGCCGGGCGCTTCTTTGATACccaaacaaacaaaacctTGAATgtttaatctataatttattgtgaccAGAATGACGCCCTTGTTTATAAGATTATTGGGCCCATATATGGCGCTATTTCCGGAACCTTCGGAATATCCACCTCCGTGTATGTAAACCATTACTGGTAAATTAGAGCCTGCATCTGCCTTAACTGGAGTGTAAACGTTAAGGGTCAAGCAGTCTACCTGGCCAACAACAAGGGCATTACCGATCCTTTGTGGACATcgaatattttcataaatcgCTTCAAATATACCGTCCCAAGAAGGTTCAGGACCAGGTTTCTGAAATAGTTACGTTAACACTATCaggttattatattattaatcatgCTTAAAATGCAAGCcaattaattactattattactaaacaAAGTACACTGggaatagtattattataattttctttttttttataaaaattataccatGTTAATAAATCTAGATTTGTATTCTTTACGAAATttccatatattatttatttattaacttacaCACAAGAATATAATTACGATAAAGCTTGTTTttgataaatgtattaatgtaGTACTCGTGTAGAagcctatttaattaattgtgcTTACCCGAAACCTCTGCGTGATTAAAGCGTAAGGTATGCCATTGTAGTGCAAATGCGTGCCGTCTGGGGACACAGATCCTCGCAAAATCCCCGAAGAAATACGAAGTGGCAGTGTGGGCTGGCGCACAAAACCTGCCAACCACATTGACCAAAGCACTAACCACCGCCACCCCATTTTGAACTACACTATGAGAAAAGCTCACTTCTCATGCGGTGGTGGTGTTCCGAGTAACAGAtgcgtaaaataaatataacattagaaaataatacgtCATTAAATGATTGACGTCGCAGTGCAGGAGGAAATTGAGTTAGAATCAACGTTACGACAGCGTTACTGAGGATATGACTAAAAACATTCGAAATTACATTAATCAAACGCTATCATAGTATCACAGTCAGGTCATTGTAAGACACAATTACgcgaaaaatattgtacagaCGACACCTTATCtgagtaataaatttataattataataatacgtaCGTGTTCACGACACGATAAAACTATACTGTATAATGTTTTCTAActacgtaaatatatatagcattGAATTCTAAGACGCGTGTTAATCACGGTAGTTCAAGATTTATATACTAGATATTATAGATACAATTACATAATTGATCACCGTTGTAACATTAGAACACCACAATGCTCCACTGAATACTCAATCAGAACACTCTTGCATTACCTGTACGCACTGTCAAAAGTAAAGATGGCGCCTGGACCCCACTCTAGGCATTTGCTCTGGTCTGATTGCTCCTAACAACATTCgtacttttgtttattacatattaattccaaactattaaataataacaaaacaaatcaaataaaattatgattcgtaataaaagaaatttcaTCAAACCAaagcaacaataaaaatcaacgcTCAATTCACTCGATAATAACATCATTTATCTTAATCGCGCCCTACAAAGTTAACCTAATCAATAGCAGATCGCCAAAGCGTATGTAATAAGCCACAGACATTAAGAGAATATTTGTTGAAAGTATTCATAACTTACTGCCGGTCTATAAATCCCACAGTTTTTAGTTTATCGAAGGGTTAAGTCGCCTGTAACCATTAATGCACGTAATAGCCTCAGTAACATATGCATTATGAGGGGGTTTTGGAAAATTTATGGCAATCTCAGGTTGGGTTGCTATACTGATGAAAATTGTGTGATTTGTTGGATaactaaatgtattttagttttaataccTCTAGAGTAGTTATGGCATAGTGACTCTCGGTACTGAGGTCGTATGTTCAATCCCTGGCTGTGATCCCTAGATCGAAACGGATTTAAGACCATAtatggttgtagcgccactggattataatttaataatcattcttatatcaatggcgctacaaccgttttaggtctgggccccttttttgggtctaaggcaagccggtttcctcaagatgttttccttcaccgttcgagctaatgttaaatgcgcacatagaaagaaaatccattggtacacagccggggatcgaacctacgacctcagggatgagagtcgctcgctgaagccactaggccaacactgctcttgagCAAAAGCATTCTCAGcacgtttaatataatatataaacaaggaATTTCAAGACTTAGCCAATAATTgctgaaatattaatacacaaaatCTTAATAACAGATAGATTATGATTACGACCCaggtatttttcatttaaattcgttaaggaataattttcataggcttaatatacttttaatattgaaaaattagtTCTTCGTGAACATTTTATAGGTTTAATAAAGTCTTTacgataatattaatgaaagtGAAAATTTGTACTCAGACATTGTTGTTTTTGCAAAAGAATTTtcgtgttaattttttaagaatataattCACGTAGGTCCTATTTACTgtattattaagaattttttgcCCAAGAATAAAagatataacaattttatatcttattaattttctaataattgtaatgataCTTAATGTACATCATCATTTATCATTACAATTATCAATTCTCATGAAACAaccaatataattatactactTTACACTCcagcatttataataaaatcatattagtatttagtattttttaaatatgtagttattaaaatcttaattacCTACTTATGGTAACTCATGgaaatttattgcaataagattatacatattacaatattGATCAACACAAGCCACCCTCGTTTTGATTAGCTTTacgaattattttcataataatttgattacaTCCCTTAAATGATAACCACGTAATATTggaatagtttatttaaaaatcgagCACAATACATCTTCACACATAAGCCGAGGCCCATAAAGATTAACCGCACTATTCAATACGCAGCTTAAAATCCCGGGAACGCATCGAAAAACGCCGTAAATCCGGGGAAATGCCAGTAATCCGGGCCGAGTAGTGTTTAACATAATCCGGATATATCCGGGTATCTCCGTGCAGGCCTGTTAATGCTGTACGACCTACCAGTTATTTACCGCGTGATTTAAACTTTTGGGTACTTAAATACACTGCAATAGATTTGGTACCCAGTACAATATCGATAAAACCGTTtgtgatataataattatctttaGGCAAAGTCCAACATTACGAAATAACTACAGATATCTTACAAATAGTAAGGATATATATAGGGATTTTGCCACCGTAACGGAATAtagtaaaagtattttctgTACAGGTCCATAGTATCAATTACGTCAATTCACTTCAATTAccgattttgttaaaaatggtAATTTATACTAATAGAAGTTATCTGTTCAAACATATGTAGGCTTGTCAAATAAGTTCCTAAAATTCCAATTGAAATGCGTACAGCGTGAGATGAAACGACTTAAGAATGTGCCTCTATTTACGGCAGCTCAGAACTCGGTCATCCATCAAAAGAGGCGAAAATTAAACTCGCTAAGTCCGTCATTGAGCGGCTCCCATTCAGCGGCCCAATAACGGCTCAGCCGGGCTCCTTCGCCTTCCAATGAATAGATGGGACAGTGATTTGGGCCAATATCCTTACATTTTGTGAGACAAATTTGTTACATTGTGTAACTTTAATAATGCTTGTTTGTTTACATTggatatatactaaaatattaaattttacttataatcccagatcaatataatataatcgtaAGAAAGGCAAGACAGTTTAAATTTAGCAAactataactattatatttatcaaaacaataaaaagcgTATTGtacaatacaaacaaaaaccttattatttaataaatcacagGAAGAAATTCAGCGTAAACAGTCATataccataaaatatttgtctacaATATTTCACTTTaacagttttgttttatttataaatcacgcgttttttttcttctgtacTTAGcataaattctttttaaatatttaatagattcACTGGTTCCCATTGGCACTATACTAAATTGCGAGTCGATCACTAACGAATGAGGAGAAGCCTTCGTAGATGGATGCCATTTTATTGGAAGAAGTTCTGTCGTTTCGGGTGTTGGCTCTCTGtaaaaacttacttatatTAGTATCAGATATGTACATAAACTTAAAGAAAcgctgtttattttattaattataataaataaaatttgttaaatatagttacataatatcttatatttttataacatcgCACACATTCAAATTGTAATTGAAATCGGTTATGCAGGAAGCTGTAACTTAAGTGACCTTAGACGAGCTGTTTTTTGTTCACAaacatttttctattgttatgtaagaatattacatttttccagtattatttctttaatgaCTTATGTAATAGTTGCTTAAGAGAACGAGTTGTatcttttgtaataaatgccGCAAAATATACTCAACATACCCGTATTTCGCAAAGTTAGTCCACATAGTTGTCATCTTTTCAATCATCTGATTCTCAAATAAATCGGGGATCAGATATTGactaaagatataaaatagttcGTCTATATGTGTCGCTCCCGGAGCACTAGAGAACGGTTCTCCAAGTGATTTCTTTAGGAAGTTTCTGTTGccactataattaaaaatataactatatactGGTTCGTTgttggtttttaaataaaactctgtTTCTTGTATTGTTGGATAAGTAAAGAATATTTCGCCGTGAAACTTTGCTAGATTCAGAAAATTAGACGAAGGTATGTTATCTTCGATCATATAGAATTTCTTTAACATGTTTCCCACTTCACAGCGCTCCTTATCtgaagttattaataaatctttagGCAGAgactttattatatctattttatgtataaccGTGTTGTTTTCCATAGCTGCGAAGAATAATCCTTCATCGCTGTTCATGCCAATCATAACTGgcactttattataatttcccTTAACAAATATATCATGAGGATGTTCTGTTAGAAATGCCTCTTCACCCTCGATTTCTTCTTCTACGCAAGGCACATAAAGTAATTC contains:
- the LOC123716368 gene encoding esterase E4-like isoform X1; the encoded protein is MGWRWLVLWSMWLAGFVRQPTLPLRISSGILRGSVSPDGTHLHYNGIPYALITQRFRKPGPEPSWDGIFEAIYENIRCPQRIGNALVVGQVDCLTLNVYTPVKADAGSNLPVMVYIHGGGYSEGSGNSAIYGPNNLINKGVILVTINYRLNIQGFVCLGIKEAPGNAGMKDQVAALQWVQRNIKAFGGDPDNVTLFGESAGSSSVSFHILSPMSKGLFHRAILQSGSSMSPWTLQYRPVYMTSLLTKVMLHNTEDAFELYNILMNKTDAELVVTRVPRKEGNVIFSELLYVPCVEEEIEGEEAFLTEHPHDIFVKGNYNKVPVMIGMNSDEGLFFAAMENNTVIHKIDIIKSLPKDLLITSDKERCEVGNMLKKFYMIEDNIPSSNFLNLAKFHGEIFFTYPTIQETEFYLKTNNEPVYSYIFNYSGNRNFLKKSLGEPFSSAPGATHIDELFYIFSQYLIPDLFENQMIEKMTTMWTNFAKYGEPTPETTELLPIKWHPSTKASPHSLVIDSQFSIVPMGTSESIKYLKRIYAKYRRKKTRDL
- the LOC123716368 gene encoding esterase FE4-like isoform X2 is translated as MGWRWLVLWSMWLAGFVRQPTLPLRISSGILRGSVSPDGTHLHYNGIPYALITQRFRKPGPEPSWDGIFEAIYENIRCPQRIGNALVVGQVDCLTLNVYTPVKADAGSNLPVMVYIHGGGYSEGSGNSAIYGPNNLINKGVILVTINYRLNIQGFVCLGIKEAPGNAGMKDQVAALQWVQRNIKAFGGDPDNVTLFGESAGSSSVSFHILSPMSKGLFHRAILQSGSSMSPWTLQYRPVYMTSLLTKVMLHNTEDAFELYNILMNKTDAELVVTRVPRKEGNVIFSELLYVPCVEEEIEGEEAFLTEHPHDIFVKGNYNKVPVMIGMNSDEGLFFAAMENNTWQQKLPKEITWRTVL